One region of Verrucomicrobiia bacterium genomic DNA includes:
- a CDS encoding translocation/assembly module TamB domain-containing protein, whose translation MRKRYKIPLATLLVFFGILVTGVFIFTQTPLLKLEVNRSLRSYLKDRYKLEVKIGGLSGNGFSELLLTDVTIDYEHPGRPYRLLKIDTLFARYQAADFFRRRWEIDSLSLHGVEGVILTDSAGRLLLPSLAGKEGRRKVAFDVKAFDIHRLGFKLFLPNRSWEAASGSASGKVKSDGERFDFELARLALQLPQESLAVRRMRVSGNQLNNRFEFDSFFVATDSSEMAGRGWLKILPEPEFEADFKSGSFSFAELRRLAGVALSGDLAVSGRVRGNFKQLSGNLRADGVFLGRSINELMLGYRYRKNHIDFLGVAGKIAGARWEGEGILDFSARPPVWEYSGTVAHFDLNQMVPQSLVSDLSGELEAKGRGLANRDLAIDLNLKLGAGSFNKFPVSSSAGGVSVNTKEAVFAPDFHVTYLHSDYRISGRVGYSDSASVSGRAKFSDLKDFWGKLFVKKIAGRGEADFAFSGRTKDFDVRGKFLSDSLYLYDIYSKNFSAGFELKRFLTRRQGEAAVRFGKTQVYAVPADSARIDFSLDSNLVDWKDAVASGPDWRLVASGHLDLADSLHQKLTLPEGRLVWNKTPFVLSAPAELSIDTGGVAIQKADFRAADGVGSVTGFVGYNERLDLSFSAEKISVPSLFTFLKRRDEALGGRASFSGRLSGPFENPRMELTGKVDSLKKKRLLLGDLSGKIRYADRKFEFENAAFESPYGSYRLSGFFPFDMALARRERRVMDEPMSLSATASGKRFDLLNLILPNVENLSGEFKFSLAASGTPERPEFTGEVSLANGRLKLMELENPIENLNTELVLKNTRLFVRNFSGTSRWKGKTGRVSAEGALEFTSREEFGYDLRIKGDKFPFSYEFDAMEGIANFDLTVSGQTPPEVAGKIELLSLVYSGDFAEETRTTPAFTSSELSSQWDFNLRLTALNNWWVKTSDVDAELKGDLYVLRRDGVYNFLGNLETIRGKYSLLGNSFKIERGAIVYDDIAEANPKLDIAAVAKVRQPRRNEAERVPDTELRILIAGTLKQPEVKPDPSSQYTEQDIVFLLASGSANPDSLFAGTGGGFSRRISVGGLSLATQSLQRAAARQLGVETIEFAPEGNGSLLESRLTVGKYALPGLYIYGSSPLSTFRGQELGFEYSLGRRLYLEGIKDRNNLYRFNLNLRWEY comes from the coding sequence ATGCGCAAACGGTATAAAATCCCCCTCGCCACGCTTCTGGTTTTTTTCGGCATTCTCGTCACGGGAGTTTTTATATTCACCCAGACGCCGCTTTTGAAGCTGGAGGTGAACCGTTCTCTGCGGAGCTACCTGAAAGACCGGTACAAATTGGAGGTGAAAATCGGCGGGCTTTCGGGGAACGGTTTTTCGGAACTTCTTTTGACCGACGTCACCATCGACTACGAACACCCGGGGCGGCCCTACCGGCTTTTGAAAATCGACACCCTTTTTGCCCGCTACCAGGCGGCCGATTTTTTCCGCCGCCGCTGGGAAATCGATTCCCTTTCCCTCCACGGCGTGGAGGGGGTCATCCTCACCGATTCCGCCGGGCGTTTGCTCCTCCCCTCGCTGGCGGGAAAGGAGGGGAGGAGGAAAGTGGCCTTTGATGTAAAAGCGTTCGACATCCACCGGCTCGGCTTCAAGCTTTTTCTCCCCAACCGCTCCTGGGAGGCGGCCTCCGGCTCCGCTTCCGGAAAAGTGAAATCGGACGGGGAGCGGTTCGACTTCGAGCTGGCCCGGTTGGCCTTACAACTGCCGCAGGAGAGCTTGGCGGTGCGCCGGATGCGTGTTTCGGGCAATCAGTTGAACAACCGGTTCGAATTCGATTCGTTTTTCGTCGCCACCGACTCCTCCGAAATGGCGGGGAGAGGATGGCTCAAAATCCTGCCGGAGCCGGAGTTCGAGGCGGATTTCAAAAGCGGCTCGTTTTCCTTTGCGGAGCTGCGGCGGCTGGCGGGCGTTGCCCTTTCCGGCGATCTGGCGGTGTCCGGCCGGGTGCGGGGGAATTTCAAGCAGCTTTCGGGGAATCTGCGGGCGGACGGGGTTTTTCTGGGACGAAGCATAAACGAACTTATGCTTGGCTACCGCTACCGGAAAAACCATATCGACTTTTTGGGGGTTGCCGGAAAGATTGCGGGGGCCCGCTGGGAGGGGGAGGGGATTTTGGATTTTTCCGCCCGGCCGCCGGTGTGGGAGTACTCCGGAACGGTTGCGCATTTCGACTTGAACCAGATGGTGCCGCAGAGTTTGGTCTCCGATCTATCCGGGGAGCTGGAAGCCAAGGGAAGGGGGCTGGCGAACCGGGACTTGGCCATTGATTTAAACTTAAAGCTGGGGGCCGGGTCGTTCAACAAATTTCCGGTTTCGTCGTCGGCTGGCGGGGTTTCGGTGAACACAAAGGAGGCGGTTTTTGCACCGGACTTCCACGTCACGTACTTGCATTCGGACTACCGGATTTCGGGACGGGTGGGGTATTCCGATTCGGCTTCCGTTTCCGGGCGGGCGAAATTTTCCGACCTGAAGGATTTCTGGGGGAAACTGTTCGTCAAAAAAATCGCCGGGCGGGGGGAAGCGGATTTTGCTTTTTCCGGGCGGACGAAGGATTTCGACGTGCGGGGAAAATTTCTTTCCGATTCCCTGTACCTATACGACATCTATTCCAAGAACTTTTCGGCCGGTTTCGAACTGAAACGATTTCTTACCCGGCGCCAAGGGGAAGCGGCGGTGCGCTTCGGCAAAACGCAAGTGTACGCCGTGCCGGCCGACTCGGCCCGCATCGATTTTTCGCTGGACTCCAACCTGGTTGACTGGAAGGATGCCGTTGCTTCCGGGCCCGATTGGCGGTTAGTTGCATCCGGCCATCTGGACTTGGCCGATTCGCTGCATCAAAAACTGACTTTGCCGGAGGGGCGGCTGGTCTGGAACAAAACGCCGTTTGTTTTGAGCGCCCCGGCCGAACTTTCCATCGATACCGGCGGGGTGGCCATCCAAAAAGCGGATTTCCGGGCGGCGGACGGGGTCGGCTCCGTCACCGGCTTTGTGGGGTACAACGAAAGACTCGATTTGAGTTTCTCCGCCGAAAAAATCTCCGTACCCTCCCTCTTCACCTTTTTGAAACGCCGGGATGAGGCCTTGGGAGGGAGGGCGAGCTTTTCCGGGCGGCTTTCCGGCCCGTTTGAAAATCCCCGGATGGAACTGACGGGGAAGGTCGATTCGCTCAAGAAAAAAAGGCTTTTGCTGGGGGACCTCTCCGGGAAGATTCGCTATGCCGACCGGAAGTTCGAGTTCGAAAATGCCGCCTTTGAAAGCCCGTACGGGAGCTACCGGCTTTCCGGTTTTTTCCCCTTCGATATGGCTTTGGCGCGGCGGGAGCGGCGGGTAATGGATGAGCCGATGAGCCTTTCGGCAACGGCTTCCGGGAAGCGGTTCGACTTGTTGAATTTGATTCTGCCCAACGTGGAGAATCTTTCGGGGGAATTCAAGTTTTCCCTCGCGGCCTCCGGCACGCCGGAGCGACCGGAGTTCACCGGGGAAGTATCGCTTGCGAACGGGCGACTGAAGCTAATGGAACTGGAAAACCCGATTGAGAATCTGAACACCGAACTGGTTTTGAAAAACACCCGGCTTTTCGTGCGCAATTTTTCCGGAACCTCCCGCTGGAAGGGAAAAACAGGGCGGGTTTCGGCAGAAGGGGCTCTGGAGTTCACCTCGCGTGAGGAGTTCGGCTACGATTTGCGCATCAAAGGGGATAAATTCCCCTTCTCGTATGAATTCGACGCCATGGAGGGGATTGCCAATTTCGACCTGACCGTTTCCGGCCAGACTCCGCCGGAGGTGGCCGGGAAAATCGAGCTTTTGTCCTTGGTGTATTCCGGCGATTTTGCCGAGGAGACCCGCACTACGCCGGCCTTCACCTCCTCCGAACTCTCCTCCCAGTGGGATTTCAATTTGAGACTGACGGCGCTCAACAACTGGTGGGTGAAGACCTCCGATGTGGATGCCGAACTGAAAGGGGATTTGTACGTTTTGCGCCGGGACGGCGTGTATAATTTTCTCGGAAATCTGGAAACCATCCGCGGCAAGTACTCCCTTTTGGGGAACTCCTTCAAAATCGAGCGGGGGGCCATCGTGTACGACGATATTGCCGAAGCGAACCCGAAGCTGGATATTGCCGCCGTGGCCAAGGTGCGCCAACCCCGGCGAAACGAGGCGGAACGGGTGCCGGACACGGAGCTTAGGATTCTGATTGCCGGGACCTTGAAACAGCCGGAGGTGAAGCCGGACCCCTCTTCCCAATACACGGAACAGGACATCGTTTTTCTTTTGGCATCCGGCTCCGCCAACCCGGATTCCCTTTTTGCCGGAACGGGAGGCGGGTTTTCCCGGCGCATCTCGGTCGGCGGACTGTCGCTGGCCACCCAATCGCTGCAGCGGGCGGCGGCGCGGCAATTGGGGGTGGAGACCATCGAATTCGCCCCGGAGGGGAACGGCAGTCTTTTGGAGAGCCGGCTGACGGTCGGCAAATACGCCCTGCCCGGGCTTTACATCTACGGCAGTTCCCCCCTTTCCACTTTTCGCGGGCAGGAGCTGGGGTTCGAGTATTCCCTCGGGCGGCGGCTTTATCTGGAGGGAATCAAGGACCGCAACAATCTCTACCGGTTCAACCTCAACTTGAGGTGGGAATACTGA
- the thiE gene encoding thiamine phosphate synthase, with protein sequence MARKDLSKVRLCFVTDRQFLGERSLVNVVAQAIRGGVDMVQLREKNLETRVWLDLALEVSKLCRKQNIFFIVNDRADIAAASGADGVHLGQEDFPVAAARKILGKGKIIGKSTHSVEQARTAIKERVDYLAVGPVFWTQTKKIDRPVGTELVAEVRKFTQKPILAIGGIKPENAASVLAAGATGVAVVSALMAVPDAGAAARAFRKALD encoded by the coding sequence TTGGCGCGTAAGGACCTATCCAAAGTCCGGCTCTGTTTTGTCACCGACCGGCAGTTTCTGGGGGAACGGTCGCTGGTCAATGTTGTTGCCCAAGCCATACGGGGAGGCGTGGACATGGTTCAACTGCGGGAAAAGAATCTGGAAACCCGGGTTTGGCTCGATTTGGCTTTGGAGGTTTCGAAACTTTGCCGCAAACAAAACATTTTCTTCATCGTCAATGACCGCGCCGACATCGCCGCCGCTTCGGGGGCGGACGGGGTGCATTTGGGGCAGGAGGATTTTCCGGTTGCGGCGGCGCGAAAGATTCTGGGCAAAGGAAAAATTATTGGCAAGAGCACGCATTCGGTCGAACAGGCAAGGACGGCCATAAAGGAAAGAGTCGATTACCTTGCCGTCGGCCCGGTTTTCTGGACGCAGACCAAAAAAATAGACCGGCCGGTGGGGACGGAGCTTGTCGCGGAGGTTCGCAAGTTCACCCAAAAGCCGATTTTGGCCATCGGCGGAATCAAACCGGAGAACGCCGCTTCCGTTCTCGCCGCCGGGGCTACCGGAGTCGCTGTTGTTTCGGCCCTGATGGCAGTACCGGATGCGGGAGCGGCGGCGCGGGCTTTCCGAAAAGCGCTTGACTAA
- a CDS encoding transposase has product MSDMKFDPEKQHRKSIRLPEYDYSGEGAYFVTICTQNRECLFGNIRNGKMELSAIGRVVRDCWKEIPKHFDHARVKDFVVMPNHLHGIVVLEKRVEYIQPLQKQMGNQIVGVQYIEPAFQKGTARYQYQKVAPNSVGSIVRSYKAAVSRICRENLLHSPIWQRNYYEHIVRSGQELYKIREYIRANPLMWKTDPENQTLQTRL; this is encoded by the coding sequence ATGTCCGATATGAAGTTCGATCCGGAAAAGCAACACCGCAAATCGATTCGGCTTCCGGAATACGATTATTCCGGGGAAGGGGCGTATTTTGTCACGATTTGCACGCAGAATCGTGAGTGTTTGTTTGGTAATATTCGGAACGGGAAGATGGAATTATCGGCGATTGGCCGAGTGGTGCGGGATTGCTGGAAGGAGATTCCCAAACACTTCGACCATGCGCGGGTGAAGGATTTTGTGGTCATGCCCAACCATCTGCATGGAATTGTCGTTTTGGAAAAACGGGTTGAATATATTCAACCCCTACAAAAACAAATGGGTAATCAAATTGTAGGGGTTCAATATATTGAACCCGCCTTCCAAAAAGGCACCGCCCGGTACCAATATCAGAAGGTGGCACCAAATTCGGTCGGATCAATCGTTCGTTCCTACAAAGCCGCGGTCAGCCGGATTTGCCGGGAAAATTTGTTGCATAGCCCTATTTGGCAGCGAAATTATTACGAGCACATTGTCCGCAGCGGGCAGGAACTTTACAAAATCCGGGAATACATCCGGGCCAATCCCTTAATGTGGAAAACGGATCCCGAAAATCAAACCTTGCAGACCCGCCTGTAA
- a CDS encoding BamA/TamA family outer membrane protein, producing MGILKKGGIFLGGLLVFFLASFFSVATAQEAPDSSEIEPDTAGIEVFAGPADPSTAEEEYWEESWHTLPDKPRPIVSKIIFSGNRAFGADRLKTKIATRGDSFWGKTGLSFGQHRRAAKDWKYKDIALLAAFYRSRGFLDVHAAESFFHDTVKNELWVKIEIAEGNQSIFGPVSIAGDAGELSEKLSEAASELKPDSAFNVYLVDRAVFRMKELLSNRGYPYARINLDTVRAGQKLPVVFRIERDGLVHFGRVEIAGLSITHPGVVRRELAFKPGEVYSREKIIKSQQQIYATGLFNFVSLALAPKTDSLGRKDTLDLQPDFLLRAVERKPAALNLHFGAGQYARREERQALSLDLALGWENRNVGGRARRFALQAKTSFLVITDYQLLSNKFTAEYTEPWLLGIRNYANLSASFEPAVEDPVLGVRIQTGSFGLTFLRPITLTSRLTLGASLEEINIFDVSPAQEEFFKAEKGVSVRRKLSAGFEKDTRGSILIPTGGSYTRLEGEFLGGPLGGDAHFLKMNLYWNRYQSLAGNNVLATRFRWGQAILVGKEGNLPSTDRFFLGGANTLRGYSENSIGPVFVDSTGKGIPIGAKTLLLASVEIRRPLFWRFWGNLFSDFGNIFQANRDIVPDNILVTVGAGLQFITLIGPLRVEYGKRVIHGNLPAGERVHFSILFAY from the coding sequence GTGGGAATACTGAAAAAAGGGGGGATTTTTTTGGGGGGGCTTTTGGTGTTTTTTCTGGCCTCTTTTTTTTCAGTCGCCACCGCACAGGAGGCGCCGGATTCATCCGAAATCGAGCCGGATACGGCGGGAATCGAAGTTTTTGCGGGGCCGGCGGACCCGTCCACCGCGGAAGAGGAATACTGGGAGGAGAGCTGGCACACCCTGCCGGATAAGCCGCGGCCGATCGTTTCCAAAATCATTTTTTCCGGCAACCGGGCCTTTGGCGCCGACCGGCTGAAAACGAAAATCGCCACGCGGGGGGATTCCTTCTGGGGGAAAACCGGGCTATCCTTCGGCCAGCACCGGCGGGCGGCCAAGGACTGGAAGTACAAGGATATCGCGCTTTTGGCCGCCTTTTACAGAAGCCGCGGTTTTTTGGATGTCCATGCCGCCGAATCGTTTTTCCACGACACGGTCAAAAACGAACTCTGGGTGAAAATTGAAATCGCCGAGGGGAATCAAAGTATTTTCGGGCCGGTTTCCATCGCCGGCGACGCCGGCGAACTTTCCGAAAAGCTCTCGGAGGCCGCTTCCGAACTGAAGCCGGACTCGGCTTTCAACGTTTATCTCGTCGACCGGGCGGTTTTCCGGATGAAGGAACTGCTCTCCAACCGGGGATACCCGTATGCCCGGATCAATCTGGACACCGTGCGGGCGGGACAAAAGCTGCCGGTCGTCTTCCGCATTGAAAGGGACGGGCTGGTGCATTTCGGCCGGGTGGAAATTGCCGGGCTTTCCATCACCCATCCGGGGGTGGTGCGCCGGGAGCTGGCGTTCAAGCCGGGGGAGGTGTACAGCCGGGAGAAAATCATCAAGAGCCAGCAGCAAATCTACGCCACCGGGCTTTTCAACTTCGTCTCTTTGGCCCTGGCACCCAAGACCGATTCGCTCGGCCGGAAGGACACGCTGGATTTGCAGCCGGATTTTCTTCTGCGGGCGGTGGAGCGGAAACCGGCGGCCTTAAATCTGCATTTCGGCGCCGGGCAGTATGCGCGCCGCGAGGAACGGCAGGCTTTGTCGTTGGATCTGGCTTTGGGGTGGGAGAACCGGAACGTGGGGGGGCGGGCGCGGCGGTTCGCCCTGCAGGCCAAGACCTCCTTTCTGGTCATCACCGACTACCAGCTTTTGTCCAACAAATTCACGGCGGAGTACACGGAGCCTTGGCTTTTGGGGATCCGAAACTACGCCAATTTGTCCGCCTCCTTTGAGCCGGCGGTGGAGGACCCGGTCTTGGGGGTGCGGATTCAGACCGGAAGTTTCGGGCTGACTTTTTTAAGACCCATAACATTGACCAGCCGGCTGACGCTGGGCGCATCCTTGGAGGAAATCAACATCTTCGATGTTTCACCGGCGCAGGAGGAGTTTTTCAAGGCGGAAAAGGGGGTCAGCGTGCGGCGCAAGCTTTCGGCCGGTTTTGAAAAAGACACCCGCGGCAGCATTTTGATTCCGACCGGCGGCTCCTATACCCGTTTGGAGGGGGAGTTTTTGGGCGGGCCTTTGGGAGGGGATGCGCACTTTCTCAAGATGAATCTCTACTGGAACCGCTATCAATCGCTGGCGGGGAACAACGTTTTGGCCACCCGCTTTCGCTGGGGGCAGGCGATTCTGGTCGGCAAGGAAGGGAATCTTCCCTCCACCGACCGTTTCTTTCTCGGAGGGGCCAACACCCTGCGGGGGTATTCCGAAAACTCCATAGGGCCGGTTTTTGTCGACAGCACGGGAAAGGGGATTCCCATCGGGGCCAAAACGCTGCTTTTGGCCTCGGTGGAAATCCGGCGGCCGCTTTTCTGGCGGTTCTGGGGGAATTTGTTCTCCGACTTCGGCAACATCTTCCAGGCGAACCGGGATATCGTGCCGGACAACATCCTGGTCACGGTCGGCGCCGGACTGCAATTCATCACCTTGATCGGCCCGCTCCGCGTGGAGTACGGCAAGCGGGTCATCCACGGCAATCTCCCGGCCGGGGAGCGGGTGCATTTTTCGATTTTGTTTGCGTATTGA
- a CDS encoding gamma-glutamyl-gamma-aminobutyrate hydrolase family protein has product MERKPLIGITCNFKDFDPKREKPTPLPFDMLKQSYAQAVWKAGGLPVILPNLAEESFACEIAERVDGVVFSGGEDVEPKRFGEETVPDKDVSISLGRDRFEFNFFEKVYKRGIPILGICRGHQFINVALGGTLYQDLSLFPKMTFEHEADWKYGRSHPVELEKDSLLASILKQRKVDCNTNHHQVLKKVAAGLKVVGICPADGIVEACEAEDGRPLVSVQWHPEMMLEKPAGGALFAWMVNEAKKVGA; this is encoded by the coding sequence ATGGAAAGAAAGCCGCTCATCGGGATTACCTGCAATTTCAAGGATTTCGACCCCAAACGGGAAAAACCGACCCCTTTGCCGTTTGACATGCTCAAACAGTCCTACGCGCAGGCGGTCTGGAAAGCGGGAGGGCTGCCGGTGATTCTGCCTAACTTGGCGGAGGAGTCGTTCGCATGCGAAATCGCCGAACGGGTGGACGGGGTGGTTTTTTCCGGGGGGGAGGATGTGGAGCCGAAACGGTTCGGCGAGGAAACCGTTCCGGACAAGGATGTATCCATTTCGCTCGGGCGGGACCGGTTTGAGTTCAATTTTTTTGAAAAGGTGTACAAACGGGGCATACCGATTCTGGGAATCTGCCGGGGGCACCAGTTCATCAACGTGGCGCTGGGAGGAACGCTTTACCAGGATTTGAGCTTGTTCCCGAAAATGACGTTTGAGCATGAAGCGGACTGGAAATACGGCAGGTCGCACCCGGTGGAGCTGGAGAAGGATTCGCTTCTGGCCTCGATTCTGAAGCAGAGAAAAGTTGACTGCAACACCAACCATCACCAGGTTTTGAAAAAAGTAGCCGCCGGGCTGAAAGTGGTCGGCATCTGCCCCGCGGACGGCATCGTCGAGGCCTGCGAAGCGGAGGACGGGCGGCCCTTGGTCTCCGTGCAGTGGCACCCGGAGATGATGCTGGAAAAGCCGGCCGGGGGGGCGCTTTTTGCCTGGATGGTCAACGAAGCAAAAAAAGTTGGCGCGTAA
- a CDS encoding PDZ domain-containing protein, whose product MERLVAVATGKGGRMGRLAFGFLFLLFPLSLFAQSGTLEERLSGLVEKVKPSVVKVKSEAGLKDNGKTATRHSTLALGIAIDPEHVVTTADIEQLKYFSIISTPESVLLSEPSESGLRFTVQTSDGRQLEGKLVAADKTDNIAVLKVEEGGLTAAPFGNAAELKTGSLVIVPASCISKSSSASFGPVAELRRDGRLLLDVSVLPGTVGSPVLNQAGEVVGMVTGQTGQPLALRTFRFGKDDEAQIIGGMPQTVEFPVSGQAVALTAAQLQKTASQLIQYQKVARSFMGVYPQDLDEELKAYHKVDHGVLITDVSDGGPAEIAGLKQGDVILSIDGRKMETEKQFREFLSEKKPGEIIKVEVSRKNRTRNFNVTLGDRSDFEPAAPAPPPVRSFRTPDAPKPLTPAYPAGGFLGISVGDLSAEQKERYDLEGGASVEEVTKGTPADEAGIKEGDIVTAFDGKPVSDGDDLYQKIRRSEPGKEVPIEILRRGERRTLNVKLAERPEGPSGIWGGAPDRERMRIFRFDAKGGFLGVSTERLSRRAKDSLKLEGGARVAAVSPDSPAEKAGLKEGDVITAVDGREVSDPEDLSEIIGEKESGSEVKIEYWRKGSKRTAQAELVGRGGMERFFGNSPRMDWRAMPGFDSRDRQIEELEKQIEELRKSLDSLRQNKE is encoded by the coding sequence ATGGAGCGCTTGGTGGCCGTGGCCACAGGTAAAGGAGGCCGTATGGGGCGTTTGGCTTTTGGTTTTTTGTTTTTGCTTTTTCCGCTTTCCTTATTCGCCCAGTCCGGCACGCTCGAAGAGCGGCTTTCCGGGCTGGTCGAGAAAGTCAAGCCGTCCGTAGTAAAAGTCAAAAGCGAGGCGGGCTTAAAGGATAACGGCAAAACCGCCACGCGGCATTCCACGCTTGCTCTGGGAATCGCGATCGATCCGGAGCACGTGGTCACGACGGCGGACATCGAGCAGTTGAAGTATTTCTCCATCATTTCCACCCCCGAATCGGTTCTGCTTTCCGAGCCCTCCGAAAGCGGTCTGCGCTTTACGGTCCAAACCTCCGACGGCCGGCAGCTGGAGGGGAAACTGGTCGCCGCGGACAAAACGGACAACATCGCCGTTTTGAAGGTGGAGGAGGGGGGGCTTACCGCCGCCCCGTTCGGCAACGCCGCCGAACTGAAAACCGGTTCTTTGGTCATCGTTCCGGCCTCCTGCATCTCCAAAAGTTCCTCGGCCTCCTTCGGCCCGGTGGCGGAGCTGCGCCGGGACGGGCGGCTGCTTTTGGACGTTTCCGTTCTACCCGGCACCGTGGGTTCGCCGGTTTTGAACCAGGCCGGGGAGGTGGTCGGGATGGTTACCGGCCAGACCGGGCAGCCTTTGGCTTTGCGCACCTTCCGGTTCGGAAAGGATGACGAAGCGCAGATTATCGGGGGGATGCCGCAAACGGTGGAGTTTCCGGTTTCCGGGCAGGCGGTGGCGCTGACTGCCGCCCAGCTGCAAAAAACCGCTTCCCAGCTGATTCAATATCAAAAAGTGGCCCGGTCGTTCATGGGGGTTTATCCGCAGGATTTGGACGAGGAGTTGAAGGCCTACCACAAAGTCGATCACGGCGTTTTGATAACCGACGTTTCGGACGGGGGGCCGGCTGAAATCGCGGGGCTGAAGCAGGGGGACGTGATACTTTCCATCGACGGCCGGAAGATGGAGACGGAAAAACAGTTCCGGGAATTTTTGAGCGAGAAGAAGCCGGGGGAGATCATCAAAGTGGAGGTTTCGCGCAAAAACCGGACGAGAAATTTTAACGTAACGTTGGGGGACCGCTCCGATTTCGAACCGGCGGCCCCCGCGCCGCCCCCCGTGCGGAGCTTTCGCACACCGGACGCGCCCAAGCCCCTCACCCCGGCCTATCCGGCGGGGGGGTTTTTGGGAATTTCCGTGGGGGATTTGAGCGCTGAACAAAAGGAGCGCTATGATCTGGAAGGGGGGGCTTCCGTGGAAGAGGTGACGAAAGGGACGCCGGCCGATGAGGCGGGAATCAAAGAAGGGGACATCGTCACCGCCTTTGACGGCAAGCCGGTTTCCGACGGGGATGATTTGTACCAGAAAATCCGCCGAAGCGAGCCGGGGAAGGAAGTTCCGATCGAGATTCTGCGCCGGGGGGAACGGCGAACCTTGAACGTCAAGCTGGCCGAACGCCCGGAGGGGCCGTCCGGAATTTGGGGCGGCGCTCCGGACCGGGAGCGGATGCGGATTTTCCGCTTCGACGCCAAAGGCGGCTTTTTGGGGGTTTCCACGGAGCGGCTTTCGCGCCGGGCCAAGGACAGTTTGAAGCTGGAGGGCGGGGCAAGGGTGGCGGCGGTTTCCCCCGATTCTCCGGCGGAGAAGGCCGGACTGAAGGAGGGGGACGTCATCACCGCCGTGGACGGACGGGAGGTTTCCGACCCGGAGGATTTGAGCGAAATCATCGGGGAGAAAGAGTCGGGCTCGGAAGTGAAAATCGAATACTGGCGGAAGGGAAGCAAAAGGACCGCCCAGGCTGAACTGGTGGGCCGGGGGGGAATGGAGCGGTTTTTCGGAAATTCCCCGCGGATGGATTGGCGCGCGATGCCCGGCTTTGACTCCCGCGACCGGCAGATAGAAGAGCTGGAAAAACAGATCGAAGAACTGCGCAAGTCACTGGACTCCTTGCGCCAAAACAAGGAGTAG
- a CDS encoding secondary thiamine-phosphate synthase enzyme YjbQ: protein MKSHTEYLWFNTPKKREFINITDKVEGAVAKSKVQEGFVLVSAMHITASVYVNDAEEGLIADIEEWLEKLCPSGVNYRHHKTGETNGDAHLKNLLMHHEVILPITKGHLDLGPWQQVYYAEFDGKRRKRAIIKIIGE, encoded by the coding sequence ATGAAGTCGCACACCGAATATCTCTGGTTCAACACGCCGAAGAAACGGGAGTTCATCAACATCACCGACAAGGTGGAAGGGGCGGTGGCCAAGTCCAAAGTGCAGGAGGGGTTCGTGCTCGTTTCCGCGATGCACATCACCGCCTCGGTGTACGTCAACGATGCCGAGGAAGGGCTGATTGCGGACATCGAGGAATGGCTGGAAAAGCTGTGCCCATCGGGTGTGAATTACCGCCATCACAAGACCGGCGAGACGAACGGGGATGCGCATTTGAAAAATCTTTTGATGCACCACGAGGTCATCCTTCCGATAACCAAGGGGCATCTGGATTTGGGGCCGTGGCAGCAGGTGTATTACGCCGAGTTTGACGGCAAACGGCGGAAGCGGGCGATCATCAAAATCATCGGGGAATAA
- a CDS encoding sigma-70 family RNA polymerase sigma factor: MQTRQVPLIPFDATEKAKDYALLQAIQGGSQEAFNRLVDRYKNRLFNLVVRMIPTREEAEDIVQETFLRVFQHKNNFDPKYCFSTWIYTIALNLAKNNLRRKKKVKFLELFDLEETSEEPAVEPGRVALGPWIEKEIEKLPEKYKVAFLLREMDELPYEEIAEITGVPTGTVKSRVNRARMILAESLRPKKEKLYALSKRSPNFGQVF, encoded by the coding sequence ATGCAGACAAGGCAGGTTCCGCTAATACCGTTTGACGCCACCGAGAAGGCGAAGGATTACGCCCTCTTGCAGGCGATACAGGGGGGGAGCCAGGAAGCATTCAACAGGCTGGTGGACCGGTATAAAAACCGGCTGTTTAATCTGGTCGTGCGGATGATCCCGACCCGCGAAGAGGCGGAGGATATCGTCCAGGAGACCTTTTTGCGCGTTTTTCAACATAAAAACAACTTCGACCCGAAATACTGTTTTTCCACCTGGATCTACACCATCGCGCTCAATCTGGCCAAGAACAACCTGCGCCGGAAGAAGAAGGTCAAATTTTTGGAACTGTTTGACCTGGAGGAAACCAGCGAGGAGCCGGCCGTGGAGCCGGGGCGGGTGGCCTTGGGCCCCTGGATTGAAAAGGAGATTGAAAAACTTCCCGAAAAGTACAAAGTCGCCTTTTTGCTTCGGGAAATGGACGAGCTTCCGTATGAGGAAATCGCCGAAATCACCGGCGTGCCGACCGGCACGGTGAAATCCCGCGTCAACCGCGCCCGGATGATTTTAGCGGAAAGCCTGCGTCCCAAGAAAGAGAAACTCTATGCTCTGTCAAAGCGTTCGCCAAATTTTGGCCAGGTCTTCTGA